The window CGTGCGGGCGGGGTGTCCTTCCTGACCGCCGCCGCGTTCGTCGGCCCGACCTACTTCACCCGCACGACGAACGGCGGGGCCAGTTGGGAGCCCGCGCGCAACATTTTCGACCCGGGCCAGAACGACCAGACCATCGGCAACCAGATCTCGGTCACCGGTGAGGGCGACCTGGTCAACGTCATGACCGTGTTCCGCAATGACAACAAGCAAGGCCGCAAGGGCGGCACGATCTCGGTGCTGCGCTCCGAGGACAAGGGCGCGTCCTGGAGCGGGGAGATTCCCGTCGACCGCCTCGGCACGGTCGGGGTCCGCGATCCCCGCGACGGAGCGCCGGTCCGCACCGGCGACATCATCCCGTCGATCGCGACCGACGAGCGGCCGGGCCGCGACGAGGTCTACGTGGTGTGGCAGGACGCCCGGTGGACCGGCTTCCAGCGCGACCAGATCGCGTTCTCGAAGTCGACCGACGGCGGACTCACCTGGACGCCCGCCGTGCGGATCAACGCGGTCGAGACAACCCAGGCGTTCACCCCGGCCATCGAGGTCGACGACGAGGGCAACATCGCCGTCCTGCACTACGACTTCCGCAACGACACGACCGCGGACACCCCGCTGGTCACCGACGTCTGGATCCTGCGGTCGAGCGACGGCGGAGCCAGTTGGAGCGAGGAGCGCGTCTCCCCGTTCTCGTTCGACATGCGCCAGGCGCCCGTCGCACGGGGCTTCTTCGTCGGCGACTACATCGGGCTCGGGGCGACCGGCACGACGTTCAAGCCGTTCTGGACGATGTCCACTCCGGCGACTGACACGTTCAGCACCACGGTCGCGGCGCCGTTCGCGCCGGTGACGATCACCCCGGAAGCGTCGCCCGCCGGCTTGAGCGGCGCGGCCTTCCCCGCCCACCGGGGCAAGCCGACACCGCGCTGAGTCCCTCGACTGGAGGCACCTCCGGGCATTGCACGGCACGGGTACCCGGCAACCGGTCCATCGGCTGCCGGGTAGTGGTGCGCGAATGTCGAACTCGCTTGCCGGACGGGGCGACTCACTTGCCCGGAGGGGCGACTCGCGGGTGGGTGGGATCGGGGCTGGGGGCCCGCCCGCGCGAGGGCTTGCGGGCGGGCGCCGACGCGCCGGCTACCCCCTGCCGATAGCCGGCGCGGTTCCAGCGCGCGCTTGGAGAACCAGGCGCGAGGTCGACTGTAGGGCGGATTCCGGGACTTTCGCGGGCGGCCACCGGACGATGTCGTCAACAGGACACCTGCGGTGGGGGCGCCTGCGCGGATGCTGTCTCCTACGGTGTGCCCATGGCGTATCTGCTCGAACCGGTCGGACTCAGCGAGTCCGACAACTCGGTGTACCTGGCCCTCGTGGCCTGCCCGAAGGCCTCACTGGCCGAGTTGGCCGACCGGCTGCGCACGCCGGTGGGCTCGGTACGCCGCGCCATGGCCCGGCTGGTCGCGGCCGGGCTGGTGACCAAGATGCTGACCCGGCCGACCCGCTACCTTCCCGCCCCGCCGGACGCCGCCGTGGAAGCTCTCATCGTGCGCCGCCAGCGGGAACTGCAGGATCTCTGCATCGCGGCGAGCGAACTGGCGCTGCGGCTGCAGGACACGCCGTCGCCCGGGCCGGTCGGTCTTGTCGAGCTCATCGAGGGCCGCGACGTCATCCAGGGCCACCTGGACCGGACCCAGGCGAACGCGCGGGAAGAGGTGTTGATCATCGATGCGCCCCCCTACCTGCAGGGGATGCCCGTGCGCAACGCCGGGGAACTGACCAATCTCGCCCGCGGCGTACGTCATCGCTCGATCTACCACCGGCCGTCCCTGGAGGAGCCCGGCCACTTCGACCAGTTGGTCGAGTGCGTCCGGGCGGGCGAGCAGGCGCGCACGCTCATCTCGGTGTCGATGAAGATGCAGATCGTGGACCGCGAGATCGCGATCATCCCGGTGTCGTTCACCCACACCGAGACGTTCACCCGGCTGCTCGTGCATGCCTCCCCGATGCTCGACGCGCTCGTGCAGTGCTTCGAATCCCTTTGGCACCAAGCGGTTCCCGTCGCCATGTCGGCGGGCGACGCCGTCGCGCCCACCGACGACGGCGACCCGACCGACCGGGACCGGGCGCTGCTCACCCTGCTCGCCACCGGGATGAAGGACCGCGCCATCGCCAAGACGCTCGGCATCACCGAGCGCACGCTGAGCCGCCACATCCGCGAGCTGATGGACACCCTGGAGGCCGACACGCGCTTCCAGGCGGGCATCCAGGCAGCCCAGCTCGGCTGGCTGCGTACCCAGGAAAGTTCTGGGAACGAATAGTCACGTCCGGTATCGGACATTGGCTGGTTTTTCCCCTTACGCCGGGCTGAACGCGCCCATACCGTTCGCCCATTCGTGTACGCCGCGAGGGATTTTCACTGTGCGTACACGCCCTGCGTAAGAAAGTGGCGTCGAATGGGTAGGAAACAAACAATTTCGCAGTCATACCGGATAACCGCCTTGCTGGGGGCGACAGCGCTGGCGGTGGGGTTCAGCGCTGTCGCGATCGCGCAGCAGGCGCCGGACGGTCCAGTCGGCACGCCGGAGGAGCGGGCCGTCGCCGCCGCCGACCGCGCGCTCGGCGGGCCCGCCGGGCTCAGCGGCATCAGCGGTCGCGACCAGCTGACCCGCGCGGGCGTCGAAGTGACCAAGCAAGGGCTGGCCTACGTCAACTACACCCGGACCTTCCAGGGTCTGCCCGTGCTCAACGGCGGCGACGTCGTCGTCGTCACCGACGACGCGGGCAAGGTGCGCGGCGTCGAGGGCGACAACCGGCGGGTGGAGCTCGGCTCCACGCAGCCGACGCTGACCGCGCAGAGCGCCGAGGGCATCGCGAAGTCGCACTTCTCCGGCTTCGTCGAGTCCGTGTCGGCGCCGCGCCTGGGCATCGACGGCGCGAGCGTTCCCGTGCTGGTGTGGGAGGTCGTGATCACCGGCAAGCGGGTCGACCTCCGACCAGAGCACGCGGGTGAGCTGATGCCGAGCCTGCTGCACGTCTACGTCGACGCGCGGACCGGGCGGGTCACCGACTCGTGGGACGGCGTCGCGCACGCCGACGGCAAGGGCTTCCACAACGGCGCCGTGACCGTGGGGACGCAGCCCTCGGGGTCGGGCTACCAGATGAAGGACGCGGACCGCGGCGGCATGTCCGTGGCGAACGACGGCAGCAAGGCGGTCTACACCGACGCCGACAACGTCTGGGGCAACGGCGGCGCGAACGACCTGCCGACGGCGGCGGTCGACGTGCAGTACGCGCAGAACAAGATGTGGGACATGCTCAAGGAGAAGTACGGGCGCGACGGGCATGACGGCAACGGCCAGTGGCCCGAGGCGCACGTCGGGATGAACGAGGGCAACGCCTACTCCTATTGCGAGGCAAGCGCTTCGGCCGACTACACCCGGTTCGGCCGCAACCAGGGCAGCACCAACCAGCTGACCGCGATCGACGTCCTCGGCCACGAGGTCGGCCACAGCATCGATTGCCGCACCCCCGGCGGCATGAGCCGACAGGGCGAGGCTTATGGCCTCAGTGAGTCGATCGGCGACATCTTCGGCACCCTGACCGAGCACTACGCCAACAACCCGAACGACACCCCGGACTACCTGATCGGCGAAAAGGTCGACTTCGGCGGCAGCGGCAAGCCGCTGCGCAACATGTACGACCCGTCGAAGGGGCTCAACGCGGACCCGAGCTGCTGGAAGTCGGGCCTGCCCGCGTCGCACGGCTCGGCCGGGCCGCAGAACCACTGGTTCTACCTGCTCGCCGAGGGCTCGAACCCGGGCGGCGGCAAGCCGGTCAGCACGACCTGCAACAGCTCGTCGGTGACCGGCATCGGCATCTGGAAGGCGGGGGAGATCTTCTACCACTCGATGCTGCGCAAGACCTCCAACTGGTCGTACGCGAAGTCCCGGGTGGCCACCCTGGGCGCGGCCAAGGACCTGTACACCAGCAGCTGCACCGAGTTCGACACCGTCAAGGCCGCGTGGGACGCGGTGAGCGTGCCCGCGCAGTCCGGCGAGCCGACCTGCTCGGTGACCAACCCACCGACGTCCACCACCCCGACCACGGGGCCGACCACGACCACCGCGCCGACGTCGAGCACGCCGCCGCCCAGTGGCACGGTCCCGGACATCGACGTGGCGAAGGTGAAGGCGCACCTGAACCAGTTCCAGACCATCGCCGACAACAACTCAGGGAACCGGGTCGGCGGATCGGCGGGCTTCCAGGCGTCGCTGAGCTATGTGAAGGGCAAGCTCGAGAACGCCGGGTACACCACCCGGATCCACGAGTTCAGCTACTTCGGCCGCACGGGCCGCAACCTGATCGCGGACCTGCCCGGGCGCGGTGACCCCAACCAGGTCGTCATGCTCGGCGCCCACCTCGACAGCGTCTCCGCCGGACCCGGCATCAACGACAACGGCTCCGGGTCTGGCGTTGCCCTTGAGGTCGCGCTGCAGTACGCGTCCAGTGGGGCCAAGGGCGCCAAGGCGATCCGCTTCGGCTGGTGGGACTTCGAGGAATCCGGTCTGATCGGGTCCGCGGAGTACTTGAAGTCGTTGCCTGCCACGGAGAAGACGAAGATCAAGAACTACTTGAACTTCGACATGGTCGGCTCGCCCAACGGCGGCTACTTCATCAACAACATCACCACCGACACCGGCAAGGTCCTCAAGGCGTACTACGACTCGATCAACGTCTCGACCGAGGAGAACACCGAAGGCGCGGGCCGCTCGGACGACAAGTCCTTCAAGGACGCGGGAATCCCGACCAGCGGTGTCGCCTCGGGCGCCAGCTACAAGATGACCGCCACCCAGGCGGGCAAGTGGGGCGGACAGGCGGGCGTCGCCTTCGACAAGTGCTACCACCAGTCGTGCGACAACCTGTCCAACATCAACTCCACCGTCCTCGACCGCAGCGCCGACGCCGCCGCCTACGGTGCGTGGAAGCTGACCGGCGTCACCGCGGGCACGCCGCCCACGAGCACCACCAACCCGACGACCACCAACCCGACGACCACCAACCCGACGACCAACCCGACGACCACGAACCCCACGACCAACCCGACCACGACCCCGCCGCCTGCCTGCACCCTGCCCGCGTGGAGCGCGCAGGAGTTCTACTGGACCGGCAGCGAGGTCTCGCACATGGGCCGCAAGTGGCGGGCCACCCAGGTGCCCTACAACCAGGAACCGGGCACCACCGGTCCTTGGGGCAGCCCGTGGCAGGACTTCGGTTCCTGCTGACAGGACGCGAATAGTCAGGTGTGACCCGGTGGCCCGGTCGGAATTCGTTCCGACCGGGCCACCGGCGCGTTCAGGGAATTACCGTGTCTTGTTCCTGACAATGTCCGGTACTGGCGGCCCGCGCCCGGTTACAGTGACCGCCAGTGATTTGGCTGTTGAGTTCAGGTCAACCGAGAACGGGTCCATGTATCTGCTTGAGCCGGTCGGGCTGAGCGAGTCCGACAACGCGGCGTATGTCGCACTGGTCGGCGCGCGGAAGGTCACCGCGGCCGAACTGGCCAAGCTCGTCAACGTGTCCACCGCGTCGGCGGGCCGCTCCCTGCGGCGGCTGACCGACGCGGGTCTGGTGACCAGGCTGCGGACCCGGCCGACCCGTTTCGTGCCCGCGCCCCCCGAGGTCG is drawn from Actinokineospora alba and contains these coding sequences:
- a CDS encoding sialidase family protein gives rise to the protein MSLAAIAVAGLTVTFAVAPAAAVVGPLSQASGPSPFAPGCHGAPQNGTLYVGSEVEPWVDVDPTNPNRLIGVYQQDRFSGGGASGLGTSVSADGGLSWTQLPLAALPKFSRCAGAAPGGVADYERATDPWVTFGPDGHAYQMSLSFNDTRDLANAMLVSESLDGGLTWGPPQELIRDTNPHVFNDKNSMTADPHDPSLVYGIWDRLVFPNERAGGVSFLTAAAFVGPTYFTRTTNGGASWEPARNIFDPGQNDQTIGNQISVTGEGDLVNVMTVFRNDNKQGRKGGTISVLRSEDKGASWSGEIPVDRLGTVGVRDPRDGAPVRTGDIIPSIATDERPGRDEVYVVWQDARWTGFQRDQIAFSKSTDGGLTWTPAVRINAVETTQAFTPAIEVDDEGNIAVLHYDFRNDTTADTPLVTDVWILRSSDGGASWSEERVSPFSFDMRQAPVARGFFVGDYIGLGATGTTFKPFWTMSTPATDTFSTTVAAPFAPVTITPEASPAGLSGAAFPAHRGKPTPR
- a CDS encoding helix-turn-helix transcriptional regulator, with the translated sequence MAYLLEPVGLSESDNSVYLALVACPKASLAELADRLRTPVGSVRRAMARLVAAGLVTKMLTRPTRYLPAPPDAAVEALIVRRQRELQDLCIAASELALRLQDTPSPGPVGLVELIEGRDVIQGHLDRTQANAREEVLIIDAPPYLQGMPVRNAGELTNLARGVRHRSIYHRPSLEEPGHFDQLVECVRAGEQARTLISVSMKMQIVDREIAIIPVSFTHTETFTRLLVHASPMLDALVQCFESLWHQAVPVAMSAGDAVAPTDDGDPTDRDRALLTLLATGMKDRAIAKTLGITERTLSRHIRELMDTLEADTRFQAGIQAAQLGWLRTQESSGNE
- a CDS encoding M28 family peptidase: MLGATALAVGFSAVAIAQQAPDGPVGTPEERAVAAADRALGGPAGLSGISGRDQLTRAGVEVTKQGLAYVNYTRTFQGLPVLNGGDVVVVTDDAGKVRGVEGDNRRVELGSTQPTLTAQSAEGIAKSHFSGFVESVSAPRLGIDGASVPVLVWEVVITGKRVDLRPEHAGELMPSLLHVYVDARTGRVTDSWDGVAHADGKGFHNGAVTVGTQPSGSGYQMKDADRGGMSVANDGSKAVYTDADNVWGNGGANDLPTAAVDVQYAQNKMWDMLKEKYGRDGHDGNGQWPEAHVGMNEGNAYSYCEASASADYTRFGRNQGSTNQLTAIDVLGHEVGHSIDCRTPGGMSRQGEAYGLSESIGDIFGTLTEHYANNPNDTPDYLIGEKVDFGGSGKPLRNMYDPSKGLNADPSCWKSGLPASHGSAGPQNHWFYLLAEGSNPGGGKPVSTTCNSSSVTGIGIWKAGEIFYHSMLRKTSNWSYAKSRVATLGAAKDLYTSSCTEFDTVKAAWDAVSVPAQSGEPTCSVTNPPTSTTPTTGPTTTTAPTSSTPPPSGTVPDIDVAKVKAHLNQFQTIADNNSGNRVGGSAGFQASLSYVKGKLENAGYTTRIHEFSYFGRTGRNLIADLPGRGDPNQVVMLGAHLDSVSAGPGINDNGSGSGVALEVALQYASSGAKGAKAIRFGWWDFEESGLIGSAEYLKSLPATEKTKIKNYLNFDMVGSPNGGYFINNITTDTGKVLKAYYDSINVSTEENTEGAGRSDDKSFKDAGIPTSGVASGASYKMTATQAGKWGGQAGVAFDKCYHQSCDNLSNINSTVLDRSADAAAYGAWKLTGVTAGTPPTSTTNPTTTNPTTTNPTTNPTTTNPTTNPTTTPPPACTLPAWSAQEFYWTGSEVSHMGRKWRATQVPYNQEPGTTGPWGSPWQDFGSC